One stretch of Thalassophryne amazonica chromosome 19, fThaAma1.1, whole genome shotgun sequence DNA includes these proteins:
- the rps6kl1 gene encoding uncharacterized protein rps6kl1 translates to MAKRDYLVEAAKQIHMALDSEVNEDYEAAFSYYKNGVDLLLNGVQLDLNKDRREAVKRKTTQYLKRAEEIFITHLHDNLEKGNSQLGGYSSLRFRPIRHLSSPVEDLEMCKVVGVSDKVLIVQSLVNKETFVVKSLVKSSWESRDQPTIIPQGVPYMVKLLRYYVSEHAVYLHLEHVKGGRLFSKLHKLRNEKAKEHPECFSCGQPSIKLKTSYTSPTISTDYQHQVSGSTRYNPPSERLNDESPDTDFPTSWHETQQRLESCGTHSYIEETGCLQSTCSAVSFYSRLDRLTLLSSPTKTQVSARIHPPAPSLCLHSSQTQEKPVLPLSCTRVNHALDVMSELHKKKAVMGLTECSSHFEVAWKAVDPAHDCVKINPYAVTDSSPAQMPPHTNQTSVLKVGNNSLNTSPATLHLPVHCQSQIHGRVSWNYNGSHQESLLSGNPADLITVQQPTGGMGSNSSTTQERKEMVITRSTDQTVFPDQTDRGSLLENPRSPFTSLCQTTTGKQELLSGVSMKHKGESLCRDGGQLVKEAWKPPSPGQKDVPEKEGSQFDLDEMANQKTRESRDAFLNSEGSEGQCADQIIEVDGWCHLPQLPRKPSDTKEKVMQTCWGLPEADVRVWGAQILLALESLHQHGIMCRDLNPRNVLLTSNGKVCLTFFGQWSEVQSEINSKAMEQMYCAPEVGGVSKITEACDWWSLGALLFELLTGMPLWQLHPAGIHSHTQLLIPDHLSTAAASLLIELLQFDAGYRLGSGGGGVSDIKCHPFFSAMSWKALSS, encoded by the exons ATGGCAAAGCGAGACTACCTGGTGGAGGCAGCCAAGCAGATCCACATGGCGCTGGACAGCGAGGTCAACGAGGACTACGAGGCAGCGTTCAGTTACTACAAGAACGGCGTGGATTTACTGCTGAACGGGGTCCAGC TGGACCTGAACAAGGATCGACGGGAAGCCGTGAAGAGGAAAACAACGCAGTACCTGAAGAGGGCTGAAGAAATCTTCATTACACATCTCCATGACAACCTGGAAAAAGGAAACTCTCAGTTAGGG GGTTACAGCAGTCTGAGGTTTCGTCCTATCAGACACTTGAGTTCTCCTGTGGAGGATCTGGAGATGTGTAAGGTCGTGGGGGTGAGCGATAAG GTGCTGATTGTCCAAAGTCTGGTGAATAAAGAGACCTTCGTGGTAAAG AGTCTGGTCAAGTCGAGCTGGGAGAGCAGAGACCAACCTACCATCATTCCACAGGGGGTCCCGTACATGGTGAAACTGCTAAGGTATTACGTCAGCGAACACGCCGTGTACCTACATCTTGAACACGTGAAAG GCGGAAGGCTCTTCTCCAAGCTGCACAAGCTGAGGAATGAAAAAGCCAAGGAACACCCAGAGTGCTTCAGTTGTGGTCAACCCAGCATCAAATTGAAGACCAGCTACACCTCGCCTACAATAAGCACAGACTACCAGCATCAGGTCAGCGGCAGCACAAGATACAACCCACCCTCAGAGAGACTAAACGACGAGAGCCCAGACACCGACTTCCCAACGTCTTGGCACGAGACTCAGCAGCGTTTGGAGAGCTGCGGGACTCACTCCTACATCGAGGAGACAGGCTGTCTACAGAGCACATGCTCTGCGGTGTCATTTTACAGCAGGCTCGATCGTCTGACTCTGCTTTCAAGTCCGACAAAGACACAAGTCAGCGCTCGCATTCACCCACCAGCTCCGAGCTTGTGTTTGCATTCCAGCCAAACTCAGGAAAAGCCTGTTCTTCCTCTTTCATGCACTCGTGTCAATCACGCTCTTGATGTCATGTCAGAGCTCCACAAGAAGAAAGCCGTAATGGGACTGACGGAGTGCAGCTCTCACTTTGAAGTTGCGTGGAAAGCCGTAGATCCGGCGCACGACTGTGTGAAAATAAACCCCTATGCAGTGACAGACAGCTCGCCAGCACAAATGCCACCTCATACAAACCAGACCTCAGTTCTAAAGGTGGGAAATAACAGTTTGAATACCTCTCCCGCCACTTTGCATCTTCCTGTCCATTGCCAAAGCCAGATCCATGGCAGGGTATCGTGGAATTACAATGGATCTCACCAAGAATCTCTTTTAAGTGGGAACCCTGCAGATTTGATTACAGTCCAACAACCCACAGGTGGAATGGGCAGCAACAGTTCAACCACACAGGAAAGAAAGGAAATGGTCATCACCAGGAGCACAGACCAAACAGTGTTTCCTGACCAAACAGACAGAGGATCTCTTTTAGAAAATCCCCGTTCCCCTTTTACTTCTCTTTGTCAAACCACTACAGGAAAACAGGAGCTACTTTCAGGTGTCTCCATGAAACATAAAGGGGAATCTCTCTGTAGAGATGGAGGACAGTTGGTGAAGGAGGCCTGGAAACCCCCGAGTCCTGGACAGAAAGACGTGCCTGAAAAAGAAGGTTCACAATTTGACCTTGATGAAATGGCAAACCAAAAGACGAGAGAGAGCAGGGACGCCTTCCTGAATTCCGAGGGATCAGAGGGTCAGTGTGCAGACCAGATCATCGAGGTGGACGGCTGGTGCCACCTGCCTCAATTGCCTAGAAAGCCCTCCGATACCAAAGAGAAGGTGATGCAGACTTGCTGGGGGCTTCCTGAGGCAGACGTGCGTGTCTGGGGTGCGCAGATCCTCCTGGCTCTTGAGAGCCTGCACCAACACGGCATCATGTGTCGGGATCTGAACCCAAGAAATGTACTCCTCACCAGCAACG GAAAGGTGTGCTTGACATTTTTCGGCCAGTGGAGTGAGGTTCAGTCAGAGATTAACTCCAAAGCCATGGAACAAATGTACTGTGCTCCAG AAGTCGGCGGGGTGTCAAAAATTACAGAAGCTTGTGATTGGTGGAGTCTCGGAGCTCTGCTGTTTGAACTTCTGACAGGAATG CCTCTGTGGCAGCTCCATCCAGCAGGAATCCACTCCCACACCCAGCTCCTCATCCCCGACCACCTGAGCACCGCCGCTGCATCCCTGCTCATAGAG ctgcttcaattTGATGCCGGCTACCGTCTCGGCTCTGGAGGTGGAGGCGTGAGCGACATCAAGTGTCACCCCTTCTTCAGTGCCATGTCCTGGAAAGCTCTGAGCTCCTAG